In the genome of Halorubrum sp. CBA1229, the window TAGCTGTCTTTGATTCGGCGATGGTGATACTTTCCGTGAGAGGATGCCGCCATCAGTCCTTGATAGATTCTCTTAGGGACGTTGTAGTATTGATAGACTCGGCCACTGTGGAATTCGATCTCGAGGGTGTTCGAACTCTGATCGTAGCCGACACTTTTCAGGTTACTCGACGAAACGGGTGTTCGGTTCATAGCTGTGGGATATAGCGGGCTACCGTACTCTTGATACGAGCGAGTAGGCTATCCTCTTTGGACGAGTCAGCACCTTCAGGTTCAGCCTTGTCCTCGGCTGGCTCTTTCTCGACGACAGCATCGAGACCCAGTTCTGCGACACTCCCCGTCTCGACAGTCGACGGCGTTGTCCGATAGAGTCCTGTCTTCGCTATTGGAACGCCACGATCGCCGGCAGCTGTGAACGCCCCATTACAGAACTGGCAGTCGGGAGCAGCCTCTGCGTCGCTCACAAGGCGGTCTGAAGTTGCGCTGTACGTGCCGGTTCGGAATCCGTGCCGGTCGGCGAGGAGTCCCGTGAGGAACCGGTGCAGCGCGAACGTCAACCGTTGTACTGGTTCCTGATTGATCGTGATGACCGACGGTTGCTCTCCGGCAACGAGTTCAAGCCCGTACTCGAGATTGTCTTCGTCTTCGCCTTCGGCATCAATTCGATCTTCGTTAATCGCATCCAAGCAGTCCAGACACGCCCGGTTCGCGCCGGACACCTGAAAGCTGGTCGCGATGCTTCGGAGTCCAGCGTCGTCGTCAACATCGATATCCGTGCCTGCGTTGAACAGTGGCCGAAGGTACTGCTGGGCGGCCTCCGACACGAATCGACGTGACGTGGCGGTATCGGTGCCAGTGACAATCACGTCTGCAGCGACGACCTGTTCCAGAGCTCTCGGAGCCTGTACTTCCTCGTGGATGCCGTGATAGTAGATCGACGGATCAATATCGGAGACAACGCGGCCCAAGACCTCCGCCTTGGGCGTCCCACATCCGTCGATGGCCTCGGCCCACGCAGCTGGGACGACACCATCCTCGTCGGGCGTCCGCTTGGGATCACCAGCATCAGCCGGGCGTGCGCCGACGATTCGCGAGCGGTTGGATTCTTCCACGACGTCGGGATCAACGACCGTGATTGCGCCAACGCCGAGGTGAGCGAGCGTCTGGACTATTGGTGCACCAAGTCCACCAGCACCGACTACGGCGACGTGAGCGTCCCGTAGCCGATTGTTACCGCCGTCTCCGTGGAGCAACGCCTGCCGGTCGCGCATCTCGTCGTCACGGTTTGAAACCGGAGAGAGTCGTGAATCCGTCGTCCGAATCCGCTCTAGTTCACGGTCGTGAATAACAACGAGTTCATCAATCGGCGACGCGGCGGCCGTAATTGGCTCATGCCTGATCGTCGGGACGTCAGAGAGCCACGCCCGGCCGGTCAGACCTCCTTGGCCAAAGATGAGGCTTCCGTGCGGACCAGCAGTTCGACCGGTCAGTGATGCCATATGGGCCGGTTCGTTCTCGTCGTCGGTGCCGGAGTAGCACGGCTGGCTCGAGCGGGGATGGCTATGGCACATCAGGAGGGCCATATCGTCGAGATACCGGTGGTCAGTCTCGCTCCCCCGCATCATCGACCGTATCGTTGTGTGATCGAATCGGACGATTCCGGTCGACTGGTCGAGATATTCATCCCGATCCAGCAGGTGAACCTCTCGAATGAGATACTCGAAGACCCGCTGCCCACGATGAGTGTACTCCTGTGTACCGGCAACGAGATAGGCGGCATGTTCTTTCGGACAGTTCTGCTCTGGACGTACGAGGTGCTCGCGTAGCCGCTGGTAGTCGGAGCCTCGGATCCGAACCCGTATCCGGTCAGCGACCGGCCACTCGTGATCAGGGTCTTCTAGCACAGAGCGAAGCCAGTGAGATACTCGTGACCTGCTCCCCGTCGCCCGCTCTCGGCTGCCGTCAGTCTCATGTCCCTGCATAGATGTATTATCGGAGGGGTGATCGCCAGCGGGAGGGGTCGCGTCAGTCACCCTGTCGGAGTCGTCCGTTCGCGACGGTCTCCAGATACCACTCGAGATCGGTCTCGTAGGGTTCCCACTCGATACCGTCCAGTTTGTTGATGTGCCAGGAAAGAGCCAACCAGCCCCGGACTTGGTCGTCGCGAGATTTCCGAAGCTCGCCGCCTCCTTCAAGCCGGAGATCCTCGTCGACGTAGACCCAGTCCGGAGCCTTCTGGGGGTAGTTCTCGTGGACGCGGATCATCACGTCTGTCGTGTCCGCACTGTAGGCATCCGACGGGATCTGGTAGTCCCGAACGGTGACGTGGACGAACTGCGCCTCGGCCTCGGTATCGACATCGACCTCGTGGTTTTCTCGAAGGGCTTCGATGTCCGCTGCGAGCACGTCGTCGAGCTGGGTGCTCCCGTAGGCAGTATCAACGGGGATCGCGTCGAAGACGTTCTCTTCGGCGAGGTTGATGTCGCTGTCTTTGGGGACTCGATCGTCCTCGTCTGGAGGGTAGAGGACGTATTGGTTGGGATCGTACTCGAACGTGCGCAGCAGTTCGATCGGCTCGATGTACTGCTGATCGAGTACTTTCGTTTCCCCACTGACGGTCACCTCGTAGCCGTCAGTCTCCTCGTCATCCTCATCATCATCACCTTCATCAACATCTTCGAGCGCCTCGTCAAGACCGTCCTCGACTTCTTCAATGGCCTCTTCGAGTGCTTCGAGTTCCTCGGCGTAGCTAACATCGAACCCAGCCGCGTCCTGGAGGGTGTCGATGTCGTCTTGTGCTGACTGAATGTAGTCGGCTGCCCGATGGAGCGCGTCGTAGCGGGATTGATCCTCGTCGGTATCTTGAGCCTCGTCGATAGCGTCCTCTGCGGCTTCGAGTGCGGCACGGAGGTCGTCGGCCGTCCCTTCGTCGAGAGACTCGAGCTGATCGTTCAGTCCTCGGTAGCGGTCTTGGGCATGCTGAGTTGCTTCCTCGAGATCAGTTGGTTGCATGCACTTTCGCCTAACAGCGTCATCCCCTTAAGCACCACGCGGACTCTACCATCAGTAGCAGCATTGAGCGCACAATCCGCACCAAACGCATAAATCACAGAATCCCCAACAGCGAGACATGCGCCCCAGTGAACGAGTCCATATCGCGCCACTCGGGTTCGAGCGCGATCGTGTTGTCGAGGCTGCGAAACAATTGAAAGCTGATCGATTAATCCTACTCGAATGGGGTGAAGGGGAACGACCGCCATTTGTCGAGGAGCTGTATGAGGATATCGAGGCGGCTGGGATTGACCGAGAGATCCGATCCTGCAACATTTTCGATCTGTATGAGGTTGTCCGGGTAACGGCACGAGAGATCCAACAGCACGCAGATGATGACGTGTTCGTGAACATTGCAACCGGGAGTAAAATATCCGCAATCGGCGGGATGATCGCGTGTATGGTAACCGACGCTGTGCCGTAC includes:
- a CDS encoding KTSC domain-containing protein, coding for MNRTPVSSSNLKSVGYDQSSNTLEIEFHSGRVYQYYNVPKRIYQGLMAASSHGKYHHRRIKDSYRYSRIR
- a CDS encoding ThiF family adenylyltransferase, whose translation is MLEDPDHEWPVADRIRVRIRGSDYQRLREHLVRPEQNCPKEHAAYLVAGTQEYTHRGQRVFEYLIREVHLLDRDEYLDQSTGIVRFDHTTIRSMMRGSETDHRYLDDMALLMCHSHPRSSQPCYSGTDDENEPAHMASLTGRTAGPHGSLIFGQGGLTGRAWLSDVPTIRHEPITAAASPIDELVVIHDRELERIRTTDSRLSPVSNRDDEMRDRQALLHGDGGNNRLRDAHVAVVGAGGLGAPIVQTLAHLGVGAITVVDPDVVEESNRSRIVGARPADAGDPKRTPDEDGVVPAAWAEAIDGCGTPKAEVLGRVVSDIDPSIYYHGIHEEVQAPRALEQVVAADVIVTGTDTATSRRFVSEAAQQYLRPLFNAGTDIDVDDDAGLRSIATSFQVSGANRACLDCLDAINEDRIDAEGEDEDNLEYGLELVAGEQPSVITINQEPVQRLTFALHRFLTGLLADRHGFRTGTYSATSDRLVSDAEAAPDCQFCNGAFTAAGDRGVPIAKTGLYRTTPSTVETGSVAELGLDAVVEKEPAEDKAEPEGADSSKEDSLLARIKSTVARYIPQL
- a CDS encoding E2/UBC family protein, translated to MQPTDLEEATQHAQDRYRGLNDQLESLDEGTADDLRAALEAAEDAIDEAQDTDEDQSRYDALHRAADYIQSAQDDIDTLQDAAGFDVSYAEELEALEEAIEEVEDGLDEALEDVDEGDDDEDDEETDGYEVTVSGETKVLDQQYIEPIELLRTFEYDPNQYVLYPPDEDDRVPKDSDINLAEENVFDAIPVDTAYGSTQLDDVLAADIEALRENHEVDVDTEAEAQFVHVTVRDYQIPSDAYSADTTDVMIRVHENYPQKAPDWVYVDEDLRLEGGGELRKSRDDQVRGWLALSWHINKLDGIEWEPYETDLEWYLETVANGRLRQGD